Below is a window of Cheilinus undulatus linkage group 8, ASM1832078v1, whole genome shotgun sequence DNA.
CCCTCACTGATGCACACACAAGTCAAAACCCCGGACCGAATCTCACATCCAGAGTTTTCAAAGATGCTGCGAAACACTGcgaacataaaaacatcacaaacaaaTGCTACTAGTGTCATATCTGATTTGCAGTCTCTCTAAAAAATATAAGTGCGACTACTTACAAGTCACAGTAACATCAGTGAACACAGTGACAGTTGTGTTCTGGTGTTTTGCCGTACAGATGTACTTTCCAGAGTTTTCTGTCTGTACATTAGGGATGACAAGTTCGGCTGATTCAGTGTCGTTCTGCTGGTCAGTGTCGGAACCAAGAATAGACCATGTGATATGAGACGGAGGAAAACTTTCAACACTGCAGGTCAGATTCAGTGTGTCTCCTTTAGTCAGAGTAGTATTTCCAGTGATTACAGGTGCTCTCATATCTGTGAAGAAAGTTTAAAACTTAATTTGACATGTTTTAACAAAAAGGGAGGAAGTTGAATTTTCAGAAATCGTTGACTGTAGAAGGGTGTCCAAATGAGGAGCTTTTTTAAATGACCTGCAGCAAGagttaaaatttgaaatgaaatttaGCCAGCATtaaacttaaagaccctgtaaagtaaaaataaatctgtatttaggtttgttgtatgatagatcactgtgttatgaacccccaggtcaaatttcagtcacataaagcatctccacGCCcagctgaaaccacgcccactcaggacacaggtagtctgcagcattaaccccctcactcatggtgtcatacttggaaaaatattttcccctaagaacatgaaccaataaacaaaaaatgcataactataactttgcaatgaaaaatgaacattatagaacggtacaagagtacaagactgaattcctttgcacaaaatggaccagaagtccctgctccaggtgactgcttccttccacaatattgtagtgttagaggggcggggacattctctactgtgggctcatgacatcgtgagcccacatattggcccccgcccacatgaaaccaagccaggaaagagatgaaatggccaaCATTTCTAGaatgttaagacaaaaactttggatttcactttacagggtctttgaAGCTTGATCTTGGCTATACTACACTTCTTGTATTTGAAACTaggctgtgctgctgtgtttatgCTTTCAAAAAACATTCAGGCAAGAAGAAATTGTGTACATACTTTTTTCAGAACTATCATGCATtggtgctctataaataaaaggaTCTTGCCTTGCAGAAGGGGTTGggctttatgagaaaaaaataatattgtaTATGTTATGcacaaatgaaaagaaatatgTGGTATGCCTCTACATAACAGACATATTTcaactaaaaatattaaagcagCATGATATACATAGTActatatcatttgcataatcaGTATGAAATAAGTGCTCAATGTCTTATCAGTTAGAAAATGTATGAAGGTTTTTACATGCATTCATTATCTTAAGCATTTTTACctcaccactagatggcaccAAAGCCAAAACACACTCAAACTGTAGTTATCAGCTTAAACAGACAACATATTTTTTATGCTTCACATCTGGCACCTGTGAGGCTTATAGTCATTAGGACTGTAcgttttcaagaaaaaaaaaaagcttctatTGGCAAGAGGATTTAATTTCTATTTCAGTTTAACACCAAAGCACAGACTGTTCATTGGCTGAAGTCTGGTGGTCAAAATAACTGCAGAACTGAGGCTGCTAGGTAAGCTGTAGCTGTTGTCAGCTATAAACACACCATGCCAGTTAATTAATGATAAAAAGGAATTTGCTTTACACTTACATATCACTTCTACGTTGACCTTTTTAATCAGGGTGTTGTTCAGGTGTTTTGCTGTGCAGATGTACCATCCTGAATCATTTGCTGTCATATTTAATATGGACAAAGCCGCCTCTcgaactccttcctgcagataTGTGTCAGTTCTCTTTGCCAGGTGAGCTGGAGTGTCAACTTGGACATCTGCCTCTGATCCATTTAGCATAGTATTGTTGGAAAATGTAGCCCATGTGACAAAAGATGGAGGAATACTTTCCACCTTGCAGGTTAGATGTAGCGGCTCACCCTCCCTTACACTTGTATTTCCAGTGATTTCAGCTTCCTTCACATCTGTCAGACAAATGTAATGCAACACAATGAAAAGACAACACTCATTTACACCTTTATGCTCACAAACACTTTAGATGCTAAATGctggaaagaaaatgaaagaaatgatgAGCTTGTGCTACTCACAGGTCACATTTATTGTCACCGTCTCCTCTGTAGACGCCCCTTCTGTAAAGCTGACCTTACAGGTGATATTGGCGCCATGATGCTGTGCAGAGGGTGTAAAAGTCAAAGTTGAGCTGTGTCTTTGTGTGAAAGCAGTAAGGCGCTCAGTCTTGAAATCAGTAATGTTTCCTGTAATGTAGGAATcaatctctctttctcctccactCCACATCCAGGTGATCTCAGGTGGAGATCCAGAGCAGAGACCAGGAGCAGTACAGGTCAGTGAGGCCTGCTGCCCCTCTATCAGAGGAGGAACCATCACTGCAGGCTTCTGGGTCAGAtctaaaaacaaagagaagttCAAATCAAATGTAGGAGTTTTATTTGGGAAAAGCTACAGCTTTTACAGGCTGCTAATAGATGTcaacaaatgtcaaaaattaCTTCATACTccacagaaaatgtaaacagctTCAATATGTGTTTGTGGTTCATTTGCTAAACAATAAAGACCCTGGCTTACCTTTAACATAGACAGTTGATCTGGTGTTATACTGAAATCTGTCAGAGTATCCTCGCCAATTAAGACCATTAACTCGAAGCTGATAAGATCCAGAGTCAGATGCAGTCAGGtcgttgatgatgatgctgcAGTTCCTATGAAAAATGTCGGGCTCCAACTGTGACACTCTACCTCTGAACTCGTGCTGAATCTTATAAGAGTTTCTGCTGAATATCACATCTAAATCACCACATCTTTGTTTTGATGGTTCACATTTGAACCATACAATATTCTGGGGAGCAAAGCTAGAACTTGTAGTAAAAGAACATGGAATCACAACACAGAGACCAGCCTCTGCTGTTATTTCTCCATCACTGAGAGTGATACAGAAGTTGTCTTCTTTACAGGAAGTTTCACTTTTCATTGATACAcctgaaaaggcaaaaagtgagACACAAAATCATGCATGGGTAGGCGAGTTGCAGCTTTCTTCCAACAGTAAACACTGCTTTCTTCTCTAGCAAAACTATATCACTCATACCAGCTACTTCTGTCCCAAgtgacagttttttaaactaCAGAGGGAAATCTGACTGTTGGTCTCAGCTTCTGCCTGAGAATGCAGATACGCTGATATTCCTTTAGATATATTGATATTATTgatatttctttattcatattaaattaataaaataaaaattaacagaGTTGCCAAAAATCAAGATATGATCGGcaaaaaagtcatgttttttggggggggggggtttgaattaaaaatctgttcCTTCACACAACTGCTAGTTGAGACTTAAACCTACAAAAATATCTATTTCAcataatcataaaaaaaacctTGCTTGCTCCCTCTTGCGCACATCAGATGGAAATAAATAACTAAGACCTAAAAAAGCCACAAGTCACAAAAGAGCCAGTGGATCAGTGGTGCCCAACCTTTTTTCATCAGGACCCTACTTCTAAGAGCTAAGAAGAGCTAAGCgccccaggacccacttggaaaaagtgCACAtcaatttaaattattttcactgacaaaatcccaacaaatCTACAGACACATGTTCTAGAAAAAGGATCAATGCATAAATTATTTGTTATTATGACAGTGTATTAGGGACactaaaataacaacaacatagaggatctgttcattttcaagaataaactcaaaaatctTATGTTTATTAAGTCTTTAATTATCTCTTTCTCGATGTGTGGGGCCCTTTCCTAACTCATTGGATGGATACCAAGGACTGAGCTGTTTCATCTATTTAAGAACAAGAATATATGGTATTGTCTGCTTAGATTTCCAGGAGTATATGTTGTTGTTcctgttcatgtttttgtttctttgtccaTTCTGGCTTAAGTTGAGCATTATTGCTAAAAGATGGACTTTCTGTTgtgttggttaaaaaaaaagatgcataaCTGAGCAGGCTGTGAATTAATGtacattttataacattttataaCAATTTGTAATGACATAACTGACCGTAAATGTGTTATcaaaaacaattatttaaaaagtctttcaTTTACAAGAACTATAAAACTATAAAATCCATAAAGGTATGTCAACCAGAAAATTGAATTTTCTGAGactaaaaagctgaaaatccAACCACTATTTTAAGTTTGGTCTCCtgtaaatttcttttaaaaatattgtaaatttaaagcattttaaaaacttcaactttttcaaatcttaatgtcaaaatttaaagtgttttaaactctgatatGTTGAGTTTGTGTCCTGTAAATTTgcaaccttttaaactccttttgattttttcacttttgttgcctaaaaatgaacagatcctcttAATTTTTCTCTTAGggtggccctaatacactgcTGTACATTATGCTTCtagtcataatttaaaaaacaaaacaaaacaatatatGTACATCTTtatttgacaacatcagagcagacaaggTCCCAAACCTCCCCTAAAATCTTTGGCACTATCAAAGGCACTAAGGTGCTCTGTAGAGCTCTGCTAAAATAGCTGCTTAATCTAGGCTTGGAGAAAGCAAATCCTTGTGAACTGTGCATTAATGTTAGGtgttttgttaatgttttttttgtttgcatcataagattaaaataaatttacataCCTGTGTCTGCATTGCTGCCACTCACAGAGAAAAGCAGAGTCATCCATATGAGAACAAACATCCTGATTTGAATGTTGAGACTGTCAGCCTTTCCCTCTAAAAGAAAAGATTTCACAGTGAAAGCACATTAAACATGAAGGAACTGAACAAAAGGGAAGCATACAGCTGTAATCACAGCCCTGAGTACAGGATGTTGCATATTCAGTTATTCCAAAGTTGCATGTTTAACACACTCTACCCCAGGAGAGTGACTACACTGACAAGTTCACAGTAAAGCCTTTACACCACTCATATATTTAACTACATTAATTCATACATCAGCTCTGGttcctgtaaatattagctaaAACTGTTGACTGTCAGAAGTGAAGAATTTACTGAAGTCTACAGATTACAAAATCTCTCACGCATTCTCCACACTCACTTTAccaacaaatcataaaaaatacaaatcaagtttattaaacataaaTCAGTGACAAAAGTCACTTTACTCAGTGTCGGTGTACCATCAAACAaacttaaatgttaaattttacctttttgtgtCTTGTTCTCCTGTCTTCCCTCCTGAAGTGTCCGCTCCCATCTGACCCTTTTCACTTATctatttctcctttttctgaCAAGATTTCAGGAAGTTTCCTCAGACCCAGCTATGTGTTACTTCTTCATTCCTTCCACATGCATGCTTAAAATACACGTCCTGTGGTTGACATTATGTTTCACatgattgtgatttttttattaattttttaaaatgtcatttcaaTGCCTTCTTCCAAAGTTGATGGCTTGTTTGAACTATAAtactaaatatattttttcaaatgagcAGTTTCTACATCTGCAGATGTGCTTTTTTAACATGGACCCTCAGAAGACTGGCTGTGCTtcatgaaataataaataaactgttaaagaTTGTTAAGTGTTTATTTTATCCAGTaacaaatttgtatttttaatcttCAAGTCCTCAAAGAATACTCCCTAAGTTTCCTGTTCTTTTGAACCCTCTTAATGACATtaccaaaaagcaaaaaatatgaaCTCTCTAAGGCCAGGCCATTCAACTGGAGGCCCTGGGGCCAGGTCAGGCCCCCAAGGTCATTTTTGTGGTCCTTTAAGTAGACTACTTATTCCTGAAGATGATCCATACAAGTTAGTTTATAAAACTTAATAAGTTTATGATACTTGTATGATCATTGGCCACCTGGTTGTCGTTGTTCATTTATGCGGCATTTAGGACACAGCAGCCTTACAGGCTTGTGCACAACAAGAGAGCTAGATCAGCACCACTACTAGGTACATGGATTTTaggcaaaaagaaaataaaatgccttTAATGATGGCAAAGGCCGTCAaggtgtgtatgtttgtgtcaACTGAGGAAGTTAAGGATGAGAAAATTAAAAcagtttgattgattgactgtAGCTATAGAATTATTAAACAGACTCTTGTGTCCTGCCATGTCCCTCAGACCCTTCGTGATGAAGGATGTGATCTTTTTCAGGAACTTGGCCCATTTCCAAAACTAATTGAGTAGTCCTGCTCTGTTTACCTAGATTCTGAATAAACACACAATACTTGTGTCCTACAGAGAGGATCAGTCCTCAGTGAACAAATCCCAAATCTATTTCTTATTGCCTCCACAAATCAACCGTGCAGACTGATGGGTAGCAAGAAACCAGCACTTCACCaaggttgtcaagtgggaaccctcctttgtctgtgttttgtcagattagtcccacgacacctccagaggactgaccagtgatctccagcatcccagagTCTACCCCCTCCCTCAGTGCCAGCTCCCACCATCCACCATGCCAACACAGAGACCTCATTATCTTACCTACCTTACCACATGGCCCACACAGTCTAAACAGCACTACCACCTTCAGCAGACCCAGGCTCTGTACATGCCAGCTCCAGATAGTGACAATGCTGATGCTACTTTCCCTAATGCCACTCATAATTAGAACGACAGGAAGACAATTTTTTCTGGTACAAACATTAcatataaaacttaaaaaagtaaaaatgagaaaattagAAAGAATGGAAGAGAGAGCGAGCTTCGCAGTTGGGGGGAGGATGCTCTAACTCCCCATACTCCCCTACAAGAAGAGTTAAGGGGtttcatcaaactttatttttgcccCCAGCTGGCATTATTCCTCCTCAACCAAATCCAGTGACTGGCCTGAACTGCTCCATCTGACATCTCCTTAACTGTCTTTCGCAAATTCTGTCCCTGCACCCCCAGCTCTGGAACCcctaaaatacaccagatacGTGTCTGGTCCGTCTCCGCTCCAGCACAGCTACAGAGCAGAtaggttttagttttagtcaaagagAGTGCTTCCATCAGCTCCGCTGCTCTGCATCTCTCTACCGGC
It encodes the following:
- the LOC121513467 gene encoding sialic acid-binding Ig-like lectin 10 isoform X2, producing MFVLIWMTLLFSVSGSNADTGVSMKSETSCKEDNFCITLSDGEITAEAGLCVVIPCSFTTSSSFAPQNIVWFKCEPSKQRCGDLDVIFSRNSYKIQHEFRGRVSQLEPDIFHRNCSIIINDLTASDSGSYQLRVNGLNWRGYSDRFQYNTRSTVYVKDLTQKPAVMVPPLIEGQQASLTCTAPGLCSGSPPEITWMWSGGEREIDSYITGNITDFKTERLTAFTQRHSSTLTFTPSAQHHGANITCKVSFTEGASTEETVTINVTYVKEAEITGNTSVREGEPLHLTCKVESIPPSFVTWATFSNNTMLNGSEADVQVDTPAHLAKRTDTYLQEGVREAALSILNMTANDSGWYICTAKHLNNTLIKKVNVEVIYMRAPVITGNTTLTKGDTLNLTCSVESFPPSHITWSILGSDTDQQNDTESAELVIPNVQTENSGKYICTAKHQNTTVTVFTDVTVTLFRSIFENSGCEIRSGVLTCVCISEGFPLPTMKWPLLSNYTEYSVMTTVKNHTVNSTITLTVKDLITSAECISSNGNREAKGNLIIQNNTSKAEEKSRVLKMFSQLEVILAFLIGVLLSAVLCLLATKCHRQRRNLDHTLEMVTNQEGPLIDANQEVEDDQTYEQEVTEAGGAVAEEEAALHLDGGPNEVEYASIDFSVLKRKAPKKKETTTTEYAEIKRGINPQGNDNGGEEDGVLEAKEEEMVEEVEDYGPEEEEGEEMAVYSNMKDLINDI
- the LOC121513467 gene encoding sialic acid-binding Ig-like lectin 10 isoform X1, yielding MFVLIWMTLLFSVSGSNADTGVSMKSETSCKEDNFCITLSDGEITAEAGLCVVIPCSFTTSSSFAPQNIVWFKCEPSKQRCGDLDVIFSRNSYKIQHEFRGRVSQLEPDIFHRNCSIIINDLTASDSGSYQLRVNGLNWRGYSDRFQYNTRSTVYVKDLTQKPAVMVPPLIEGQQASLTCTAPGLCSGSPPEITWMWSGGEREIDSYITGNITDFKTERLTAFTQRHSSTLTFTPSAQHHGANITCKVSFTEGASTEETVTINVTYVKEAEITGNTSVREGEPLHLTCKVESIPPSFVTWATFSNNTMLNGSEADVQVDTPAHLAKRTDTYLQEGVREAALSILNMTANDSGWYICTAKHLNNTLIKKVNVEVIYMRAPVITGNTTLTKGDTLNLTCSVESFPPSHITWSILGSDTDQQNDTESAELVIPNVQTENSGKYICTAKHQNTTVTVFTDVTVTLFRSIFENSGCEIRSGVLTCVCISEGFPLPTMKWPLLSNYTEYSVMTTVKNHTVNSTITLTVKDLITSAECISSNGNREAKGNLIIQNNTSKAEEKSRVLKMFSQLEVILAFLIGVLLSAVLCLLATKCHRRQRRNLDHTLEMVTNQEGPLIDANQEVEDDQTYEQEVTEAGGAVAEEEAALHLDGGPNEVEYASIDFSVLKRKAPKKKETTTTEYAEIKRGINPQGNDNGGEEDGVLEAKEEEMVEEVEDYGPEEEEGEEMAVYSNMKDLINDI